In Juglans regia cultivar Chandler chromosome 13, Walnut 2.0, whole genome shotgun sequence, the following proteins share a genomic window:
- the LOC109002352 gene encoding sodium channel modifier 1-like isoform X2, whose product MSVFGGDSWAREAQQRKRRVEDLALETLDDASSYKKLLSGKYMHSKGSRHRAAESKLKERELARQDEVNKRIALSDSSVGTANRNSYHQKFRSVGKPLIELSQKATSEILCNQTPQQSSNNRNNDVQLILDRITSGNSNSSQNSFCPAIEAVDKVIAQQQHLDLQERREMELKFTAAGWKRDCHGKWFRDENVEFDSDEEDPNVCLG is encoded by the exons ATGAGCGTGTTCGGAGGAGATAGCTGGGCGAGAGAGGCGCAGCAGAGGAAGCGAAGGGTGGAGGATCTGGCCCTGGAAACACTCGATGATGCGTCTTCCTACAAGAAGCTGCTCAGCGGCAAATAC ATGCATAGCAAGGGATCGCGCCACCGTGCCGCAGAGTCCAAGCTAAAGGAAAGAGAGTTGGCGAGACAAGATGAGGTAAATAAACGAATAGCACTGTCAGACTCTTCTGTTGGAACTGCAAACCGTAATAGCTACCACCAAAAGTTTAGATCAGTTGGTAAACCATTGATTGAACTGTCACAAAAGGCTACTTCAGAGATACTTTGCAACCAAACTCCTCAGCAAAGTTCCAATAATCGGAACAATGATGTTCAACTAATTTTGGATCGCATTACAAGTGGGAATTCAAATTCGAGTCAAAATAGCTTTTGTCCTGCAATTGAAGCAGTTGACAAGGTGATTGCACAGCAGCAACATTTGGATCTCCAGGAGCGCCGAGAGATGGAACTAAAGTTCACAGCTGCAGGTTGGAAGCGTGATTGTCATGGAAAATGGTTCAGAGATGAAAAT GTTGAGTTTGATTCCGATGAAGAAGATCCAAATGTATGTCTTGGTTGA
- the LOC109002352 gene encoding sodium channel modifier 1-like isoform X1 produces the protein MSVFGGDSWAREAQQRKRRVEDLALETLDDASSYKKLLSGKYVCLLCPHSPILDSPLMLSMHSKGSRHRAAESKLKERELARQDEVNKRIALSDSSVGTANRNSYHQKFRSVGKPLIELSQKATSEILCNQTPQQSSNNRNNDVQLILDRITSGNSNSSQNSFCPAIEAVDKVIAQQQHLDLQERREMELKFTAAGWKRDCHGKWFRDENVEFDSDEEDPNVCLG, from the exons ATGAGCGTGTTCGGAGGAGATAGCTGGGCGAGAGAGGCGCAGCAGAGGAAGCGAAGGGTGGAGGATCTGGCCCTGGAAACACTCGATGATGCGTCTTCCTACAAGAAGCTGCTCAGCGGCAAATACGTATGCCTCCTCTGTCCTCACTCGCCCATCCTCGATTCCCCTCTCATGCTCTCT ATGCATAGCAAGGGATCGCGCCACCGTGCCGCAGAGTCCAAGCTAAAGGAAAGAGAGTTGGCGAGACAAGATGAGGTAAATAAACGAATAGCACTGTCAGACTCTTCTGTTGGAACTGCAAACCGTAATAGCTACCACCAAAAGTTTAGATCAGTTGGTAAACCATTGATTGAACTGTCACAAAAGGCTACTTCAGAGATACTTTGCAACCAAACTCCTCAGCAAAGTTCCAATAATCGGAACAATGATGTTCAACTAATTTTGGATCGCATTACAAGTGGGAATTCAAATTCGAGTCAAAATAGCTTTTGTCCTGCAATTGAAGCAGTTGACAAGGTGATTGCACAGCAGCAACATTTGGATCTCCAGGAGCGCCGAGAGATGGAACTAAAGTTCACAGCTGCAGGTTGGAAGCGTGATTGTCATGGAAAATGGTTCAGAGATGAAAAT GTTGAGTTTGATTCCGATGAAGAAGATCCAAATGTATGTCTTGGTTGA